The Leptospira fletcheri genome includes a region encoding these proteins:
- a CDS encoding ATP-dependent DNA helicase: METVAEQFSKLSRIWPEFESRPGQIQMAEAVENAFREARHLIVEAGTGVGKSLAYLIPAALSSLEDQKTVVISTETKALQDQLVQKDIPLVSEILGQEIRAEIAMGASNYVCKRKLGNVLTQGTFGPEMLDHLEFFKNWTSKTESGRRQEYDGFASFDFWNKVTREADSCLGRNCPNFSHSFYFLERAKWQKAQILIVNHHLLAAHIASDFNILPEFAKLVIDEAHHFPETLGSAFRIELSSGEIQKLLQQVWNSQKKSGLAVRLGSPRINDLTTQAGEKLFHCFNSIAGELPLNFYGSQRIRKVLKMDGGAFESLLDSLEQALLLEGKKYSKESEELEEKEIALEIEMLAKRIGEVAEGLHLFRTMDAGERVYWADPPNQKTKEIYPKLLTQPLESESILREVLEPRTESIIFTSATLATNRGDLKYFSRRIGDLSSKSKIVPSPFPYEKHSLLFLPKDVRDASENPEGNSADLSRYILKLIELTQGNTFVLFTSNRSLNEILETVRPLARFPIFSQIELGPEPAKNAFLSTENSVLFGVSTFWQGVDIRGDKLRSVILTKLPFQPPNDPVLEARSEKWKEQGGNPFRDLQLPYATTILKQGFGRLIRSERDTGIVSLLDSRIWTKSYGKDLVSALPPAKRIPSWEELKSEYSKLPKYVAGALK; this comes from the coding sequence TTGGAAACCGTTGCGGAACAATTCTCCAAACTTTCTAGAATCTGGCCTGAATTCGAGTCCAGACCGGGCCAAATCCAGATGGCCGAAGCGGTGGAAAATGCCTTCCGGGAAGCAAGACACCTGATCGTAGAAGCGGGAACCGGAGTAGGAAAATCCCTAGCCTACCTCATCCCCGCCGCTCTCTCCTCCTTGGAGGACCAAAAAACCGTCGTCATTTCTACGGAGACCAAGGCGCTCCAAGACCAGCTTGTACAAAAAGACATCCCTCTGGTTTCCGAAATTCTAGGACAAGAAATCCGTGCGGAAATCGCAATGGGAGCCTCCAATTACGTATGTAAGAGAAAACTGGGGAACGTTCTCACCCAAGGAACCTTCGGTCCGGAAATGCTGGATCACCTGGAGTTCTTCAAGAATTGGACCTCTAAAACCGAAAGCGGAAGAAGACAGGAATACGACGGTTTTGCCTCCTTCGACTTTTGGAATAAGGTGACTCGGGAAGCGGATTCCTGTTTAGGAAGAAATTGCCCGAACTTTTCCCATTCCTTTTACTTTCTGGAAAGAGCCAAATGGCAGAAAGCCCAGATTCTGATCGTGAATCACCATCTGCTTGCGGCACATATCGCCTCCGATTTTAACATTCTTCCGGAATTCGCCAAACTAGTGATAGACGAGGCCCACCATTTCCCCGAAACCTTGGGCTCCGCGTTTCGAATCGAGTTGTCATCCGGCGAAATCCAAAAATTACTCCAGCAAGTCTGGAATTCCCAAAAGAAATCCGGACTAGCCGTGCGACTCGGTTCTCCCCGGATCAACGACCTGACGACCCAAGCGGGGGAAAAATTATTTCACTGCTTCAACTCCATCGCAGGCGAACTTCCTTTGAATTTCTACGGCTCCCAAAGGATCCGTAAGGTCTTAAAAATGGACGGGGGCGCCTTCGAATCCTTGCTGGATTCCCTGGAACAAGCCCTTCTCCTGGAAGGAAAAAAATACAGCAAAGAAAGCGAAGAGTTGGAAGAAAAGGAAATCGCACTGGAAATAGAGATGCTAGCCAAACGGATCGGAGAGGTGGCGGAAGGTCTACACCTGTTTCGTACCATGGACGCCGGCGAACGGGTGTACTGGGCGGATCCTCCGAACCAAAAAACGAAAGAAATTTACCCCAAACTCCTGACCCAACCTTTGGAATCCGAAAGCATCTTAAGAGAAGTACTGGAACCCCGAACGGAAAGCATCATCTTTACCTCGGCTACCTTGGCCACCAATCGGGGAGATTTGAAATACTTTAGCCGGAGGATCGGCGACCTTTCCTCCAAATCCAAGATCGTTCCCTCTCCGTTTCCGTACGAAAAGCATTCCTTACTCTTCCTTCCGAAGGATGTGAGGGACGCTTCGGAAAATCCCGAGGGAAATTCCGCGGACCTTTCCCGTTACATTCTCAAATTGATCGAACTGACCCAAGGAAATACGTTCGTACTCTTTACCTCCAATCGTTCTTTAAACGAAATCCTGGAAACAGTAAGACCCTTGGCCCGATTTCCGATTTTTTCCCAAATCGAACTGGGGCCCGAACCCGCTAAAAACGCGTTTCTTTCCACGGAAAATTCCGTTCTCTTCGGCGTGTCCACATTTTGGCAGGGAGTCGATATCCGAGGAGACAAGCTCAGGTCCGTAATTTTAACCAAACTCCCTTTCCAACCTCCCAATGATCCTGTTCTGGAAGCCAGAAGCGAAAAATGGAAGGAGCAAGGAGGGAATCCTTTTCGGGACCTCCAACTTCCCTACGCGACCACGATCTTGAAGCAAGGTTTCGGTAGATTGATCCGATCCGAAAGAGACACAGGGATCGTGAGCCTGCTGGACTCCAGGATTTGGACCAAATCCTACGGAAAGGATTTGGTCTCGGCTCTTCCGCCTGCAAAACGGATCCCGTCCTGGGAAGAATTGAAATCGGAATATTCAAAATTACCGAAGTATGTGGCAGGCGCTTTGAAATGA